Proteins encoded within one genomic window of Gigantopelta aegis isolate Gae_Host chromosome 2, Gae_host_genome, whole genome shotgun sequence:
- the LOC121389034 gene encoding alpha-1A adrenergic receptor-like — MNTTNDLSDVDSASVLFWGLHNQGVTLGYLMVNVVMFTIGFFVIFLNAVVFYAMTREHPSDDDVSNYIIANLSVTDMITGLFVIYSVAYNLVNFQSEVECYIRLGFLHFFSQSSVFHLVLLTADRYVKIIFPYKHPIIFKRRLVIYVSATIWSLSFLYGALLVVGWRRPPPPGVLPCRYLETLTTGFMNLSLITFYGPSFMLNVMYAHIFVVARKHQRAIRNLEVGTDSRGFDKKSWKLTKTVVIINGAYIACWTPIGNYINTILTDRNTDRRNDRQQLTD, encoded by the coding sequence ATGAATACGACAAACGACCTCAGCGACGTGGACTCTGCGTCGGTGCTGTTCTGGGGTCTGCACAACCAGGGCGTCACCCTGGGTTACCTCATGGTGAACGTCGTCATGTTTACCATCGGCTTCTTCGTGATCTTCCTCAACGCCGTCGTCTTCTACGCCATGACTCGAGAACACCCCTCGGACGACGACGTCAGCAACTACATCATCGCCAACCTGTCTGTGACGGACATGATCACGGGTCTGTTTGTTATATATTCGGTGGCCTACAATCTCGTCAACTTCCAGTCAGAGGTGGAGTGCTACATCAGACTCGGATTCCTCCACTTCTTCTCCCAGTCCTCCGTCTTTCACCTCGTCCTTCTCACCGCCGACAGATACGTGAAGATCATATTCCCTTACAAACACCCGATCATCTTCAAACGAAGGCTTGTCATCTACGTGTCGGCGACCATCTGGAGTCTGTCCTTCCTGTACGGTGCTCTGCTCGTCGTGGGATGGCGCAGACCTCCACCGCCCGGTGTTCTGCCGTGCAGATACTTGGAGACCCTCACAACCGGATTCATGAACCTGTCTTTGATCACTTTCTACGGCCCGAGTTTCATGCTCAATGTGATGTACGCTCATATATTCGTGGTGGCCAGGAAGCACCAGAGAGCTATACGTAACCTGGAGGTGGGTACGGACAGTCGGGGATTTGACAAGAAGAGCTGGAAATTAACCAAGACCGTCGTCATCATCAACGGAGCTTACATAGCGTGTTGGACACCAATAGGTAACTATATTAATACAATActgacagacagaaacacagacagacGGAACGACAGACAGCAGCTAACTGACTAA